A genomic region of Vibrio ziniensis contains the following coding sequences:
- a CDS encoding alpha/beta fold hydrolase: MSEKIYFNTAQRFNWRRGLVNVTTRLHHSLAPRHAKKMAKKLLLTPVRMKAKNQPPVGLIKSHVQSPEGQLTTFRLGTGPVWVLTHGWSGSSNQFYPLMEHIASLGFTALAYDHPGHGESEGALGHIPAFVRGLEAILDSENEVVGLVGHSMGNATALECRHAKIVSCPMLLIAPVLDYLDNLFSTVARSGYSMRLFEEVVNEVQDEYRYPIQSIDPYKKLKHRESQTIIVHDEGDKFARYSVSQKASQEMDNVTLITTQNQGHGRVMTSPEVMHAFDQIARLVS; this comes from the coding sequence ATGAGTGAGAAAATTTACTTCAACACCGCGCAACGTTTTAATTGGCGTCGCGGCTTAGTCAATGTCACTACACGTTTGCATCATTCATTGGCTCCAAGGCACGCCAAGAAAATGGCAAAAAAGCTTCTTCTCACCCCTGTTCGTATGAAAGCAAAGAATCAGCCTCCTGTGGGGTTAATCAAATCGCACGTCCAATCACCGGAGGGGCAGCTAACGACATTCCGTTTGGGCACCGGCCCTGTTTGGGTATTAACCCATGGCTGGTCTGGTTCTTCTAATCAGTTTTATCCTTTGATGGAGCACATTGCATCACTAGGATTTACCGCTCTTGCTTACGATCACCCTGGTCATGGGGAAAGTGAAGGAGCCTTAGGACATATTCCAGCATTTGTGCGAGGGCTAGAAGCTATCTTAGATAGTGAAAATGAGGTGGTGGGTTTAGTTGGGCACAGCATGGGCAATGCGACTGCGCTGGAATGTCGGCACGCTAAAATTGTGAGTTGTCCGATGCTGCTGATTGCCCCAGTTTTAGATTATTTAGACAACTTGTTCAGCACAGTAGCTCGCTCGGGTTATTCAATGCGACTGTTTGAAGAAGTTGTTAACGAAGTTCAGGACGAATATCGTTACCCAATTCAGTCAATCGACCCATACAAAAAGCTTAAACACAGAGAGTCACAGACTATAATTGTTCATGACGAAGGTGATAAATTTGCGAGGTATTCTGTTTCGCAAAAAGCGTCTCAAGAAATGGATAACGTTACTCTTATAACCACTCAAAACCAAGGTCATGGCAGAGTGATGACAAGTCCTGAGGTAATGCATGCATTTGATCAAATCGCTAGGCTGGTTTCTTAA
- a CDS encoding bactofilin family protein, protein MQVDGAVEGEIHVNKTLIISESGRASGEIFAKHIVINGEFEGICHATKIEILRRGKVTGTIYSDDLSIEQGGRFNGVTHAAENNADSKSVVELADKVKEVKAQETKVQEVKTQEPKLAAQK, encoded by the coding sequence ATGCAAGTGGATGGCGCAGTTGAAGGTGAAATTCACGTTAATAAAACTTTAATTATTAGCGAATCTGGTCGAGCTAGCGGCGAAATTTTTGCAAAGCACATTGTTATCAATGGTGAATTCGAAGGAATTTGTCACGCGACTAAAATCGAAATTCTACGTCGTGGTAAAGTTACTGGTACTATTTACAGTGATGATTTGAGTATCGAGCAGGGTGGTCGTTTCAACGGTGTTACTCATGCTGCAGAGAATAACGCAGACAGTAAATCTGTGGTTGAATTGGCAGATAAAGTGAAAGAAGTGAAAGCTCAAGAGACAAAGGTACAAGAGGTGAAAACCCAAGAACCTAAACTCGCTGCTCAGAAGTAA
- the rsgA gene encoding ribosome small subunit-dependent GTPase A has product MSLKETLSLSLPQLGWRPVYQQQLSWDELETTIPARISGHHRSGYICWTENGEIHLDIHAKLPSMTVGDWILLERETHQFIKLLDRQSLFSRKAAGIKSYEQLIASNVDTVFIVSSLNHDFNLSRIERYLALAKEAQVEPVIVLTKADLCDDVDDKKQQVQALNPMLNVECINALSSESCQSLKPWCKIGKTIAFMGSSGVGKSTVVNTLMGSETQQTSGIREQDSKGRHTTTSRSLLSMPSGALLLDTPGMREIQISDCEQGIEEVFADVANLANKCRFSDCKHISEPGCAVLKAIESEELDERRLRNYRKLLAEQARNSESIAERRSKEKDFHKHVKSVMKEIQSREKGY; this is encoded by the coding sequence ATGAGTTTAAAAGAAACTTTATCACTTTCTTTGCCACAATTAGGATGGCGACCTGTTTACCAGCAACAACTTAGTTGGGATGAATTAGAAACTACAATTCCTGCTCGTATCAGTGGACATCACCGTTCTGGCTACATCTGTTGGACAGAAAATGGCGAGATTCACTTAGATATCCACGCAAAGCTACCATCAATGACGGTAGGAGACTGGATACTGCTTGAACGGGAAACTCACCAGTTTATTAAACTGCTGGATCGCCAATCTCTCTTTAGCAGAAAAGCTGCTGGCATTAAATCTTACGAACAGCTTATCGCATCTAATGTGGACACGGTGTTCATTGTCTCATCACTCAATCATGATTTTAATTTGAGTCGTATTGAGCGTTATTTGGCTCTAGCCAAAGAGGCACAGGTTGAGCCAGTTATCGTCCTAACCAAAGCTGATTTATGTGATGATGTTGATGACAAAAAACAGCAGGTTCAAGCCTTAAACCCAATGCTAAATGTGGAATGCATCAATGCGCTTTCCTCAGAAAGCTGCCAAAGCTTAAAGCCATGGTGCAAAATAGGAAAAACCATCGCGTTTATGGGATCTTCTGGTGTAGGTAAATCTACCGTGGTGAATACACTAATGGGTAGCGAGACACAACAAACCAGCGGTATTCGTGAACAGGACAGCAAAGGACGTCATACCACTACGTCTCGTTCGTTGCTTTCAATGCCTTCAGGCGCTTTGCTGCTTGATACTCCGGGAATGCGTGAAATTCAGATTTCCGACTGTGAGCAAGGCATCGAAGAAGTCTTCGCCGATGTCGCCAATTTAGCGAATAAATGTCGTTTCAGTGATTGCAAACACATTAGCGAGCCTGGCTGTGCCGTGTTAAAGGCAATAGAAAGTGAAGAGCTTGATGAGAGAAGACTGCGTAACTATCGTAAACTTCTCGCCGAACAAGCACGAAATAGTGAATCCATAGCTGAAAGGCGTTCCAAAGAGAAAGATTTCCATAAACACGTGAAAAGCGTAATGAAGGAAATACAATCTAGGGAAAAAGGATATTAA
- a CDS encoding SLC13 family permease, with product MNRNDSVPLPSNTREWFFNRNSLIVIADIALFLTLLYTLPFEPNVVLGISMLTFIAILWLTEALHVTVTAILVPVMAVFLGVFDTQAALNNFANSIIFLFLGGFALAAAMHRQGLDKVIADKVLVLAQGRMSVAVFMLFGVSAALSMWISNTATTAMMLPLVLGVLSKVDDKRGHSTYVFVLLGIAYSASIGGIATVVGSPPNAIAAAEVGLTFVGWMKFGLPTTLVMLPICLAILYFMLKPDLSGQFDTHSEPVNWDKGKIVTLGIFSLVVFLWIFSAPVNAMLGGFKSFDSLIALSAIIMVSFARVVHWKDIEKTADWGVLLLFGGGICLSNVLKQTGTSVFIAQELSQLISDFGMFFIVFVIAVFVVFLTEFASNTASAALLVPVFASVAEVFGVSPVLLSVLIAISASCAFMLPVATPPNAIVFGTGHIEQREMMKVGFVLNLACIALLTTIAMTFW from the coding sequence ATGAATAGAAATGATAGTGTCCCTTTACCCAGTAACACCCGAGAATGGTTTTTTAACCGAAACAGTCTGATAGTGATAGCAGATATCGCATTGTTTCTGACCTTACTCTATACCCTACCTTTTGAGCCTAACGTAGTGTTGGGTATCAGTATGCTCACGTTTATCGCCATCCTTTGGCTGACGGAAGCATTACATGTCACCGTGACTGCAATACTTGTCCCTGTAATGGCGGTGTTTCTTGGGGTGTTTGACACCCAAGCTGCTCTGAACAACTTCGCTAACTCGATTATCTTCCTATTTTTGGGCGGCTTTGCCCTCGCGGCGGCTATGCATCGCCAAGGTTTAGATAAAGTTATTGCCGATAAAGTACTAGTGTTAGCCCAAGGACGTATGAGTGTGGCTGTCTTTATGTTGTTTGGTGTCTCTGCTGCGCTTTCAATGTGGATCAGTAACACAGCAACCACGGCAATGATGCTGCCTTTAGTGCTTGGCGTATTGAGTAAAGTTGACGATAAACGAGGTCACTCAACTTACGTCTTCGTACTGTTAGGTATTGCTTACAGTGCAAGTATTGGAGGTATTGCGACTGTGGTTGGTAGCCCACCTAACGCCATTGCAGCAGCTGAAGTTGGTTTAACCTTTGTTGGTTGGATGAAATTCGGTTTGCCAACAACGTTGGTGATGCTCCCAATTTGTTTAGCGATTCTTTATTTCATGTTAAAGCCTGATCTCAGCGGTCAGTTTGATACCCATTCTGAGCCTGTAAACTGGGATAAGGGTAAAATAGTTACTCTTGGAATTTTCTCACTAGTGGTATTTCTATGGATATTCAGTGCACCCGTTAACGCAATGTTAGGCGGCTTTAAGAGCTTTGACTCTCTTATCGCTCTTTCAGCGATCATTATGGTGAGTTTTGCCCGAGTGGTACACTGGAAAGACATTGAGAAAACAGCTGACTGGGGTGTGTTGCTTTTGTTCGGCGGTGGTATTTGCTTAAGTAATGTTTTGAAGCAAACGGGTACGAGCGTGTTTATTGCTCAAGAATTAAGTCAGTTAATTTCAGACTTTGGGATGTTTTTCATTGTATTTGTGATTGCTGTGTTTGTGGTGTTTTTAACTGAGTTTGCCAGCAATACCGCAAGTGCTGCGCTTCTTGTCCCAGTGTTTGCCAGTGTTGCCGAAGTGTTCGGTGTATCGCCAGTTCTATTGTCAGTGTTGATTGCAATCTCCGCTTCTTGCGCATTCATGCTACCTGTTGCTACGCCACCAAATGCTATTGTGTTTGGCACTGGTCACATTGAACAACGAGAAATGATGAAAGTCGGCTTTGTCCTCAACCTAGCATGTATTGCTCTCTTGACCACAATCGCAATGACATTCTGGTAA
- the sstT gene encoding serine/threonine transporter SstT translates to MQSNNLFARFARGNLVLQILVGIVLGAIVASVSPDSAQSVGLLGNLFVGALKAVAPVLVFILVAASIANQKKNQHTYMRPIVILYLLGTFTAALTAVVLSFMFPTTLTLVAGAEGANPPQGITEVLNTLLFKLVDNPVNALMSANYIGILAWGVGLGLALHHASATTKAVFEDLSHGVSQIVRFIIRLAPFGIFGLVASTFATTGFGALAGYAQLLAVLLGAMAFIALIVNPLIVYVKTGENPYPLVLQCLRESGMTAFFTRSSAANIPVNMALCEKLELDEDTYSVSIPLGATINMAGAAITITVLTLAAVNTLGIEVDLLTAVLLSVVAAISACGASGVAGGSLLLIPLACGLFGISNDVAMQVVAVGFIIGVIQDSAETALNSSTDVVFTAAVCKAEHKKSQR, encoded by the coding sequence ATGCAAAGCAACAATCTTTTTGCCCGCTTCGCTCGCGGCAATTTGGTGCTTCAGATCCTCGTTGGCATCGTTTTAGGTGCTATCGTCGCTTCTGTTTCACCAGATTCTGCTCAAAGCGTTGGCTTACTTGGTAACCTTTTTGTCGGAGCTTTAAAAGCCGTAGCACCAGTGCTTGTTTTCATCTTGGTTGCAGCGTCTATTGCTAATCAAAAGAAAAACCAACACACATACATGCGTCCTATAGTAATTTTATACTTACTAGGCACATTCACTGCAGCTCTAACAGCCGTTGTACTGAGCTTCATGTTCCCAACAACTTTAACGCTTGTTGCGGGTGCAGAAGGTGCTAATCCTCCTCAAGGTATTACTGAAGTACTGAATACACTTCTATTCAAGTTGGTTGATAACCCAGTAAATGCACTAATGTCAGCAAACTACATTGGTATTCTTGCTTGGGGCGTGGGTCTTGGTCTAGCACTTCACCATGCTTCAGCAACGACTAAAGCGGTGTTTGAAGACCTAAGCCATGGCGTTTCTCAAATCGTACGTTTCATTATCCGTCTAGCACCTTTTGGTATCTTCGGTCTTGTAGCTTCTACATTTGCGACAACTGGTTTCGGCGCTCTAGCTGGTTACGCTCAACTTCTTGCGGTTCTACTAGGTGCGATGGCATTTATTGCTCTGATCGTTAACCCATTGATCGTATACGTAAAAACTGGTGAAAACCCATACCCGCTGGTTCTACAATGTTTACGTGAAAGTGGTATGACAGCATTCTTCACTCGTTCAAGCGCAGCGAACATTCCAGTGAACATGGCACTTTGTGAGAAATTAGAACTGGATGAAGATACTTACTCTGTATCTATTCCTCTAGGCGCAACCATCAACATGGCGGGTGCAGCAATCACAATCACTGTACTTACGCTTGCTGCAGTAAACACATTGGGAATTGAAGTTGACTTGTTAACTGCTGTACTACTAAGTGTTGTTGCTGCAATTTCTGCTTGTGGCGCATCTGGCGTTGCTGGTGGTTCATTACTTCTGATTCCACTAGCATGTGGTCTGTTTGGTATCTCAAATGATGTTGCGATGCAAGTAGTAGCCGTTGGCTTCATCATTGGCGTGATTCAGGATTCTGCGGAAACCGCGCTAAACAGCTCAACGGACGTTGTATTTACAGCAGCCGTTTGCAAAGCTGAGCATAAGAAATCTCAAAGATAA
- a CDS encoding M23 family metallopeptidase: MKENVIVSVSSINGTRHFHLGKLYRYCLKGIGYLLFASVLATGAFIYKLVNDAYFARLKQLELENKSLTLSEEVSSLKSLKANLEGDLLEREEKIQLVSDKLGDLEKVLGMGETSSELESRLDTAAITSSVRMVMLTQIPSGSPVQKGRISSSYGKRVHPVTGKAAFHRGQDFAVNTGTPIYAPADGVVEITRKSDQGSGNFLRLLHMHGFSSSFSHLQKFAVNSGDFVQKGDLIAYSGNSGLSSGPHLHYEIRFVGRSLDPKPFVHWGINNFETIFSEVKGIRWESLVNQVELRVSTQLPLSLQKAVQSTENSG, encoded by the coding sequence ATGAAAGAAAACGTAATAGTTTCCGTTTCTTCGATTAACGGGACACGGCATTTCCATCTAGGGAAGCTTTATCGATATTGTTTAAAAGGTATTGGTTATTTACTGTTTGCCAGTGTTCTTGCTACGGGAGCGTTTATATATAAACTCGTTAATGACGCTTACTTTGCGCGTTTAAAGCAGCTTGAACTGGAAAATAAATCATTAACGCTATCTGAAGAAGTATCTTCTCTCAAAAGTTTAAAAGCTAACTTAGAGGGAGATCTATTGGAACGAGAAGAAAAAATTCAACTTGTTTCAGACAAACTTGGTGACCTTGAGAAAGTGCTCGGAATGGGAGAAACATCTTCCGAATTGGAGTCCCGTTTAGATACGGCTGCAATTACCTCATCAGTAAGGATGGTGATGTTGACTCAAATTCCAAGCGGTTCTCCTGTACAAAAAGGACGAATTTCGTCTAGTTATGGTAAAAGGGTTCACCCAGTAACTGGGAAAGCAGCGTTTCATCGGGGCCAAGATTTTGCTGTAAATACTGGAACCCCAATTTATGCGCCTGCAGATGGTGTTGTGGAAATTACCCGTAAAAGTGATCAAGGGTCAGGTAATTTTCTTCGCTTATTGCATATGCACGGGTTTAGCAGCTCTTTTTCACACTTACAAAAATTCGCAGTTAACAGTGGCGACTTTGTTCAAAAGGGTGATTTGATTGCTTACTCAGGCAATAGTGGCCTTTCTTCAGGACCACATTTACATTATGAAATTCGATTCGTCGGTCGTTCATTAGACCCTAAACCGTTTGTTCATTGGGGAATAAATAACTTTGAGACGATATTTAGTGAGGTTAAAGGTATTCGATGGGAATCTTTGGTAAATCAAGTCGAGCTAAGAGTCAGCACTCAGCTACCACTCTCATTGCAAAAGGCTGTTCAATCAACGGAAAATTCCGGGTAG
- a CDS encoding mannitol-1-phosphate 5-dehydrogenase — protein sequence MKALHFGAGNIGRGFIGKLLADANIHVTFTDVNQVVVNELIARKEYPVKVVGADCVTEIVTGVTAINSTDPTVVDCVAESDLITTAVGPTVLKIIAKTLAQGLEKRVESGKTSPLNIIACENMVRGTTQLKEAVFELLADDIKPQVEQFVGFVDSAVDRIVPPAEEGETDPLAVTVETFSEWIVDETQFKGDIPNIPGMECTGNLMAFVERKLFTLNTGHCVTAYLGNIAGHKTIREAIEDPAIRREVKQAMEESGEVLINRYGFEREKHAAYIEKILGRFANPFLIDEVDRVGRQPIRKLGPNDRLIKPLLGTIEYNVANGTLLKGVAAALKYTNDSDPQAVELQASLQEVGVKKTLAHYTGLDENGKEIQQIEALYGQF from the coding sequence ATGAAAGCGTTGCATTTTGGTGCTGGCAACATTGGTCGCGGATTTATTGGTAAGTTACTCGCTGACGCAAACATTCATGTTACATTTACAGACGTCAATCAAGTTGTTGTAAATGAGCTGATCGCACGCAAAGAATACCCTGTAAAAGTGGTAGGTGCTGACTGCGTTACTGAAATTGTAACCGGTGTCACCGCAATAAATTCTACCGATCCTACGGTTGTTGATTGTGTTGCAGAGTCCGATCTCATTACAACGGCGGTTGGACCTACAGTTTTAAAAATCATTGCAAAAACATTAGCTCAAGGGCTTGAAAAACGAGTCGAGAGCGGTAAGACTTCGCCACTCAATATTATCGCCTGTGAGAACATGGTTCGTGGTACAACTCAACTAAAAGAAGCGGTATTCGAACTTCTTGCAGACGACATTAAGCCACAAGTTGAACAGTTTGTTGGTTTTGTTGACTCTGCGGTAGACCGTATCGTTCCTCCAGCAGAAGAAGGGGAAACAGATCCTCTAGCTGTCACAGTTGAAACGTTCAGCGAGTGGATTGTCGACGAAACTCAATTCAAAGGTGATATCCCTAACATTCCAGGCATGGAATGCACAGGCAACTTAATGGCATTTGTTGAGCGTAAGCTATTCACCCTAAATACTGGACACTGTGTGACGGCTTATTTAGGTAACATTGCAGGTCATAAAACGATCCGTGAAGCGATCGAAGACCCAGCGATTCGTCGCGAAGTTAAACAAGCGATGGAAGAAAGTGGTGAAGTACTGATTAATCGCTACGGATTTGAAAGAGAAAAACACGCAGCCTATATCGAAAAAATTCTAGGGCGTTTTGCAAATCCATTCCTAATTGATGAAGTGGATCGCGTTGGTCGCCAACCAATTAGAAAGTTAGGCCCAAATGATCGACTCATTAAGCCATTACTCGGTACTATTGAGTACAACGTAGCAAATGGCACTCTACTAAAAGGCGTTGCTGCCGCGTTGAAATACACCAACGACAGTGATCCACAAGCAGTAGAACTGCAAGCATCTCTTCAAGAAGTTGGCGTGAAAAAAACACTTGCCCATTACACTGGCTTGGACGAGAACGGCAAAGAAATACAACAAATTGAAGCTTTATATGGTCAGTTCTGA
- a CDS encoding Gfo/Idh/MocA family protein: MKIGIIGLGDIAQKAYLPVITSIPDIELVFCTRNEQTLAALAKQYRISESCRDYKELLSFKVDAVMVHAATAIHPEIASFFLSQGIPTFVDKPLADSAQACETLYELAQKYHQPLYVGFNRRHIPLFNQHLSGLQQGTLENLRALRWEKHRYNLTGDIRTFIFDDFIHPLDSVNLFAKADLLDVYVTHQMSGNELARIDVQWQHGETLLHASMNRQYGITGERIQANLINEAYEFDSFVSGQHWANNQQTALSLKDWTPMLDSKGFAYMIKEWLDVVETGTLSTSVIERNIASHRLAEAICNKIQSSI, encoded by the coding sequence ATGAAAATCGGTATTATCGGCCTAGGCGATATCGCGCAAAAAGCCTATCTCCCAGTAATTACATCAATCCCCGACATCGAACTTGTATTCTGTACTCGCAACGAGCAAACTCTGGCTGCACTGGCAAAACAATACCGAATTTCGGAATCTTGTCGTGATTACAAAGAGCTGCTTAGTTTTAAGGTTGATGCAGTTATGGTTCATGCAGCCACTGCCATTCATCCTGAAATTGCCAGTTTCTTTTTAAGCCAAGGTATCCCAACTTTCGTCGATAAGCCGCTTGCCGACAGTGCACAAGCCTGTGAAACCCTTTACGAGTTAGCACAAAAATACCATCAACCGTTATACGTTGGTTTTAACCGCCGTCATATCCCGCTCTTTAATCAACACCTGTCGGGTTTACAGCAAGGGACATTAGAAAACTTACGTGCGCTTCGCTGGGAAAAGCACCGTTACAACCTAACAGGTGATATCCGAACCTTTATCTTTGACGACTTTATTCATCCCTTAGACAGCGTGAATTTATTTGCTAAAGCCGACTTACTAGATGTGTATGTCACTCACCAAATGTCTGGAAATGAACTCGCACGCATTGATGTGCAGTGGCAACACGGTGAAACCCTATTGCATGCATCCATGAACCGTCAGTATGGCATCACAGGCGAGCGTATACAGGCTAATTTAATCAATGAGGCATATGAATTTGATTCGTTTGTCTCAGGTCAGCACTGGGCGAATAATCAGCAAACCGCTCTATCATTAAAAGACTGGACACCAATGCTAGACAGTAAAGGCTTTGCTTACATGATCAAAGAGTGGCTAGACGTGGTTGAAACTGGAACACTTTCTACCTCCGTAATTGAACGTAATATTGCCAGTCACCGGCTAGCCGAAGCGATCTGCAATAAAATACAAAGTTCAATCTAA
- a CDS encoding MltR family transcriptional regulator, whose protein sequence is MVNTINETEILERLNDASSVRGYFIAAVEVFSEAINDLMERIFRKDNFAVQSVVGPLLHDTGPLGNRSVRLKLLYGLGVVADDVYHDIECFIKIRNQLNKDGSEYTFTDPNIVAQIKELNLVKKSGMVAFNSIDPDLDIDLDFYHLQLQRQQQMIKSGLSLAIIEICNDLNKESPF, encoded by the coding sequence ATGGTAAACACAATTAACGAAACTGAAATATTAGAACGATTAAATGATGCATCATCCGTTCGTGGTTATTTCATTGCTGCCGTAGAAGTATTCAGTGAAGCCATAAACGACTTGATGGAAAGAATCTTTCGCAAAGATAATTTCGCTGTTCAATCAGTAGTAGGTCCCCTACTGCACGATACAGGTCCATTAGGAAATCGTTCTGTCAGACTAAAGCTGCTTTATGGTTTAGGTGTTGTTGCCGACGATGTCTACCATGATATTGAGTGCTTTATCAAAATTCGTAATCAATTGAACAAAGACGGTTCGGAGTACACCTTCACCGATCCCAACATCGTGGCTCAAATAAAAGAGCTTAACCTTGTTAAGAAGTCCGGCATGGTGGCTTTTAATTCCATCGATCCAGATTTAGATATCGACTTAGACTTTTATCACCTGCAACTGCAACGCCAACAGCAGATGATTAAGTCAGGTTTATCTCTTGCTATCATAGAAATATGCAATGACCTCAACAAAGAGAGCCCGTTTTAA
- a CDS encoding PTS mannitol transporter subunit IICBA, producing the protein MLSPEAKVKVQNFGRFLSNMVMPNIGAFIAWGFITALFIPTGWIPNETLSSMVGPMITYLLPLLIGYTGGKMVAGDRGAVVGAVTTMGVIVGTDIPMFMGAMIAGPLGALAIKKFDQAVHGKVKSGFEMLVNNFSAGIIGMICAIIAYLIIGPAVKVLSTGLAAGVNTLVESGLLPLTSLFVEPAKILFLNNAINHGIFSPLGIQQSEELGKSIFFLIEANPGPGLGLLIAYMVFGKGSAKQSAAGASIIHFLGGIHEIYFPYVLMNPRLIIAVIAGGMTGVFTNVMFDSGLVSPASPGSIFAVLLMTPKSAFVGVILSVICSAAVSFFVASLLMKTQKQTTTEDDDSLEQATSQMQDMKASSKGQTVVANIDMGSVRKIIVACDAGMGSSAMGASLLRKKVDAANLDIEVTNLAINNLPSDVDIVVTHRDLTDRARKHAANAKHISLSNFLDNALYDNLVAELTAAKEGALKKPEAPANTDSSEDKTLKLSNENIFLGLTPKSKEEVIKFAGEQLVKLGHVAPEYVEGMLAREQLVSTYLGESIAVPHGTIETKQYVKKTGIVFCQFPEGVQWGEDEDDVAKLVIGIAAQGDEHIQVITAITNSLDDEEAIECLKTTTNPGDVLRILNG; encoded by the coding sequence ATGTTATCACCAGAAGCAAAGGTCAAGGTACAGAATTTTGGCCGATTCCTTTCCAATATGGTAATGCCGAATATCGGCGCGTTTATCGCTTGGGGTTTTATTACAGCACTATTCATTCCAACTGGTTGGATTCCAAATGAAACACTATCCAGCATGGTTGGCCCAATGATCACTTACTTGCTACCACTACTTATCGGTTATACCGGTGGTAAAATGGTTGCAGGCGATCGTGGTGCAGTTGTTGGTGCAGTAACCACTATGGGTGTCATTGTTGGTACTGACATTCCAATGTTTATGGGTGCAATGATTGCAGGCCCTCTTGGCGCTCTTGCTATCAAAAAATTCGACCAAGCTGTTCACGGTAAAGTGAAGAGCGGTTTTGAAATGCTAGTGAACAACTTCTCTGCTGGTATCATCGGTATGATCTGCGCAATCATTGCGTACTTGATTATCGGCCCTGCAGTTAAAGTTCTTTCTACTGGTCTAGCTGCTGGCGTAAACACTCTAGTTGAATCAGGTCTACTACCTTTAACTTCACTTTTTGTTGAGCCTGCTAAAATCCTATTCCTTAACAATGCTATCAACCACGGTATCTTCTCACCACTTGGTATTCAGCAATCTGAGGAACTAGGTAAGTCTATCTTCTTCCTAATCGAAGCTAACCCAGGCCCAGGTCTAGGTCTACTAATCGCTTACATGGTATTTGGTAAAGGTAGTGCTAAACAATCAGCAGCGGGTGCTTCAATCATCCACTTCCTAGGTGGTATCCACGAGATCTACTTCCCATACGTGCTAATGAACCCACGTCTAATCATCGCTGTAATCGCAGGTGGCATGACTGGTGTATTCACTAACGTAATGTTTGATTCAGGTCTTGTATCTCCAGCATCTCCTGGTTCTATCTTCGCAGTTCTACTGATGACTCCAAAATCGGCATTCGTTGGCGTTATCCTTTCAGTAATCTGTTCAGCAGCTGTTTCATTCTTCGTTGCATCGCTACTGATGAAAACTCAGAAACAAACAACGACTGAAGATGACGATTCTCTAGAACAAGCAACTAGCCAAATGCAAGACATGAAAGCGTCTTCTAAAGGTCAAACTGTTGTAGCTAACATCGATATGGGCAGCGTTCGTAAAATCATCGTAGCTTGTGATGCCGGTATGGGTTCAAGCGCAATGGGCGCTAGCCTTCTACGCAAGAAAGTTGATGCTGCAAATCTCGATATTGAAGTAACAAACCTAGCAATTAACAATCTTCCTAGCGACGTAGATATCGTTGTAACTCACCGCGATCTTACTGACCGTGCACGTAAACATGCAGCTAATGCTAAACACATTTCGCTATCAAACTTCCTTGATAACGCTCTGTACGACAACTTGGTTGCAGAACTTACAGCGGCTAAAGAGGGCGCGCTAAAAAAGCCTGAAGCACCAGCAAACACTGACTCTAGTGAAGACAAAACACTAAAGCTTTCCAATGAGAACATCTTCTTGGGCTTAACTCCAAAAAGCAAAGAAGAAGTGATCAAGTTTGCTGGTGAACAACTTGTAAAACTAGGCCATGTAGCACCTGAGTATGTCGAAGGCATGCTAGCGAGAGAGCAATTGGTGTCTACATATCTGGGTGAGTCCATCGCTGTTCCTCACGGAACTATCGAAACTAAACAGTATGTTAAGAAAACCGGCATCGTTTTCTGCCAATTCCCTGAAGGTGTTCAGTGGGGTGAAGACGAAGACGATGTGGCGAAATTAGTTATCGGTATTGCTGCGCAAGGCGATGAACATATTCAAGTTATCACTGCTATCACCAACTCACTTGATGACGAAGAAGCCATTGAGTGTTTGAAGACCACAACTAACCCTGGTGATGTTCTTCGTATATTAAATGGCTAA